A section of the Cololabis saira isolate AMF1-May2022 chromosome 6, fColSai1.1, whole genome shotgun sequence genome encodes:
- the LOC133446265 gene encoding uncharacterized protein LOC133446265 produces the protein MTNHATAPHATGTTPHNVDAPATAAPSTAAPSTAAPATAAPSTAAPSTAAPSTAAPSTAAPSTAAPSTAAPATAAPSTAAPSTAAPATAAPSTAAPSTAAPATAAPSTAAPSTAAPSTAAPSTAAPATAAPSTAAPTTVPTPLRGQKKQTSKICPICHLKFNMKNLKRHIQRKHTKKQTDITLRSECVDPINGIYAVAKIPCGASIPLHVQMKVWGENQHVSCESAECQRNMEFAWRSGLTSYQCVHLKSVPYCTTYAPHPVLTETTLTEMVTSKWFGEDKKQLCLARQKLANVKKIPLSVYTEVGTPQSRKCISIYEPTVTYYSRLGRVMVSYDSKKNTWHCPCIHSKRSCPHKYIAKWHLFETDRNLFRKVRSTDEETFPSTATEDSYDETNRENLLYPPNDEKKMEGMIKYILQNKKLPAVLPENVRLPSVEKDYPRHLIPQETICQHCAGKVPLSDPILITCKAKILTTTQVVQDISTYFKSCPQCGAYFRYQEWKDGLHNFDDHVVLDLPLCISIRNLLQVHTAVSRVVEYLELTTGVKFPSADSVLHGYLHFEALTAHEYNYSCITCGDHPPVVIMDLHKKGAFHLSVSDLPQPPEDFNGEVDIESFWEALSMERIGRGFVTSQQNNPFAVPPSFHFWAPWIGRNTRRSTQVINTEFHKIHPSKQAEVREITVSEDRLTEELYKQKVEVIRTLCRECGLDSSGSRTDLLQRLSDEMKSREAYDKVFQKIWAASGGWAVIMCPCGIVYSVKCNIRAESPRDFADLLLSWKHMPNIVIYDFARGLATHMNLREPQRLPFNPFEGRLSAPTPDNIKQAKVGKLTVTLPWLTCKKQVPDSGGHPITGSAQHYALYDRFHEDNTKDDRDVLRKLGLVPQLAGKVNSQVAEQLFSRMKKNNYFLNMSLPSTHLFLMRNILHHDNMNKNKQRLDNIKRAFGGNDVSMNSYSQAVLGNPVITDASSTAPMDTDEPLGVAAASTVPSTLTPGVAAASTVPSTLTPGVAAASTVPSTLTPGVAAASTVPSITAATKKFWEEDWNPVQEKLLNYVLDKGKPGSEYIVKEGDICLTREEFWSLGLLRDMDSTIGNACMTIINELALLHGKDIYIADMFVVPTWKITPPNMLYFPADLDMKDFLVFPAWTNAYGPDHYVLCYTLSLVLNTGFEFQEMDMPLIRKWWCLFLMERFEIQGHGQRFAFWTEEAKGLLQGNYNPVYRVPRGNASTWKHPEPVQAAIDRSAEEKRLVDLIVQSQEAEQHLMDVLNGKSRQFRKTTSEVPVYLCTEEHQDRLFQHLQDIVHQARTANFTDEVEFILEVLFPEVGITIKGL, from the exons ATGACGAAC CACGCCACTGCACCGCACGCCACTGGCACCACACCACACAATGTTGATGCACCAGCCACCGCTGCACCATCCACCGCTGCACCATCCACCGCTGCACCAGCCACCGCTGCACCATCCACCGCTGCACCATCCACCGCTGCACCATCCACCGCTGCACCATCCACCGCTGCACCATCCACCGCTGCACCGTCCACCGCTGCACCAGCCACCGCTGCACCATCCACCGCTGCACCATCCACCGCTGCACCAGCCACCGCTGCACCATCCACCGCTGCACCATCCACCGCTGCACCAGCCACCGCTGCACCATCCACCGCTGCACCATCCACCGCTGCACCATCCACCGCTGCACCATCCACTGCTGCACCGGCCACGGCTGCACCATCCACCGCAGCACCGACCACAGTGCCAACCCCCCTGCGTGGACAGAAGAAGCAGACTTCCAAAATTTGCCCCATCTGCCATCTTAAGTTTAACATGAAAAACTTAAAAAGGCACATTCAAAGGAAGCACACTAAAAAGCAAACAGACATTACTCTTAGAAGTGAGTGTGTAGATCCCATCAATGGAATCTATGCTGTTGCAAAAATTCCTTGTGGCGCTAGTATTCCTCTGCATGTCCAAATGAAGGTATGGGGGGAAAATCAGCATGTTTCCTGCGAATCTGCGGAGTGCCAGAGGAACATGGAATTTGCATGGAGGAGCGGATTAACATCGTACCAATGCGTTCACCTCAAATCTGTACCATATTGTACAACATACGCTCCCCATCCTGTTCTTACTGAAACAACACTCACAGAGATGGTTACCAGCAAGTGGTTTGGGGAGGACAAAAAACAGCTCTGCCTCGCTCGACAAAAGCTTGCCAATGTCAAAAAAATACCTCTGTCTGTGTACACTGAAGTTGGAACACCCCAGTCAAGAAAATGCATTTCAATTTACGAACCCACAGTTACATACTACAGTAGGTTGGGCAGAGTCATGGTATCTTATGATTCCAAAAAGAATACATGGCACTGCCCCTGCATACATTCAAAGAGATCATGCCCACACAAATACATAGCTAAATGGCACTTATTTGAAACAGACCGCAACTTATTCAGAAAAGTACGGAGTACCGACGAGGAGACATTCCCAAGCACAGCAACAGAGGACAGTTATGATGAAACCAATAGGGAAAACCTTCTGTATCCAcctaatgatgaaaaaaaaatggaaggcATGATCAAGTACATcctccaaaacaaaaaattgcCTGCTGTTCTCCCAGAAAATGTTCGCCTTCCATCAGTGGAAAAGGACTATCCGCGGCACCTCATTCCACAGGAAACCATATGCCAGCACTGTGCAGGAAAGGTGCCCTTGAGCGACCCGATCCTCATTACCTGCAAGGCCAAAATTCTCACCACCACGCAGGTTGTTCAAG ACATCTCAACCTACTTTAAATCCTGCCCACAATGTGGAGCATACTTCCGCTATCAAGAGTGGAAAGATGGTCTACACAACTTTGATGATCATGTTGTACTCGACCTCCCTCTGTGCATAAGCATACGGAACTTGCTCCAG GTCCACACTGCAGTGAGCAGAGTGGTTGAGTATTTGGAGTTGACAACAGGTGTGAAGTTCCCCTCTGCTGATTCGGTGCTCCATGGTTATCTCCACTTTGAAGCCCTTACAGCACATGAATACAATTATTCATGCATAACCTGTGGAGATCATCCACCTGTGGTCATCATGGACCTCCACAAGAAGGGAGCCTTCCATTTGTCAG TAAGTGACCTTCCCCAGCCTCCTGAGGACTTCAATGGAGAGGTTGATATTGAAAGTTTTTGGGAGGCACTTTCAATGGAAAGAATCGGCCGGGGATTTGTTACAA GTCAACAAAACAACCCATTTGCTGTTCCTCCTTCATTTCACTTTTGGGCACCATGGATTGGAAGAAATACTCGCCGCTCAACCCAAGTAATCAATACAGAATTTCAcaaaatccatccatcaaaaCAAGCTGAGGTCCGGGAAATAACTGTCTCTGAAGACCGGCTGACAGAAGAATTGTACAAGCAGAAG GTTGAAGTGATTCGTACATTATGCAGGGAGTGTGGATTGGATTCATCTGGGTCACGCACTGATCTCCTCCAGAGATTGTCAGATGAAATGAAGTCAAGAGAGGCTTACGACAAGGTCTTCCAAAAGATTTGGGCTGCGTCAG gtGGCTGGGCTGTGATTATGTGTCCCTGTGGCATAGTCTACAGTGTTAAATGTAACATCCGAGCGGAAAGCCCACGTGATTTTGCAGATCTTCTCCTTTCTTGGAAACACATGCCAAACATTGTGATATATGACTTTGCACGTGGACTGGCAACACACATGAATTTAAGAGAACCTCAAAGACTGCCTTTCAATCCTTTTGAAGGACGGTTATCTGCACCAACTCCAGACAACATAAAGCAGGCAAAAGTAGGAAAGCTGACGGTGACACTACCTTGGCTGACCTGTAAGAAGCAGGTCCCAGACAGTGGTGGTCATCCGATCACCGGTTCAGCACAGCATTATGCTCTTTATGACAGATTCCACGAGGATAATACTAAGGATGATCGAGATGTGCTGCGGAAGCTTGGCCTTGTCCCGCAGCTTGCTGGCAAGGTCAACAGTCAAGTAGCAGAACAGTTGTTTTCAAGGATGAAAAAGAACAATTATTTCCTCAACATGAGTTTACCATCAACCCATCTGTTCCTCATGAGGAATATCCTTCACCATGATaatatgaacaaaaacaaacaaagacttGACAACATCAAAAGGGCATTTGGAGGAAATGATGTATCTATGAACAGCTACAGCCAGGCAGTATTGG GAAACCCAGTAATAACAGATGCATCTAGCACTGCTCCAATGGACACTGATGAACCACTTG GTGTGGCAGCAGCCTCCACTGTGCCCTCAACATTAACCCCAGGTGTGGCAGCAGCCTCCACTGTGCCCTCAACATTAACCCCAGGTGTGGCAGCAGCCTCCACTGTGCCCTCAACATTAACCCCAGGTGTGGCAGCAGCCTCCACTGTGCCCTCCATAACGGCAGCAACAAAGAAGTTCTGGGAAGAGGACTGGAACCCTGTCCAGGAAAAACTG CTCAATTATGTGCTGGACAAGGGAAAGCCAGGGTCAGAATATATTGTTAAAGAAGGAGACATATGTCTGACACGTGAAGAATTCTGGAGCCTGGGGTTGCTCAGAGACATGGATTCAACT ATTGGAAATGCCTGCATGACAATTATCAACGAATTAGCTCTGCTACAT GGAAAAGACATTTATATAGCAGACATGTTTGTAGTTCCTACATGGAAGATTACACCACCCAACATGCTTTACTTTCCA GCGGATCTAGACATGAAAGACTTCTTAGTCTTCCCTGCTTGGACCAACGCATATGGGCCAGACCACTACGTTCTCTGT TACACCCTGTCCCTTGTCCTCAACACTGGGTTTGAGTTCCAAGAG ATGGACATGCCTTTGATTCGAAAGTGGTGGTGTCTGTTTCTAATGGAGCGTTTCGAAATCCAAGG GCATGGCCAGAGGTTTGCCTTTTGGACTGAAGAGGCCAAAGGATTGCTTCAGGGAAACTACAACCCTGTTTACAGAGTCCCAAGAGGGAATGCCAGCACTTGGAAGCATCCAGAACCTGTGCAGGCAGCCATTGACCGTTCTGCAGAGGAAAAGAGGCTGGTGGACCTCATTGTGCAGTCCCAGGAGGCTGAACAACATTTGATG GATGTACTCAACGGGAAGTCGAGACAGTTCAGGAAGACGACTTCTGAGGTGCCTGTCTACCTCTGCACTGAAGAACACCAAGACAGGCTCTTCCAGCATCTCCAGGACATCGTGCACCAAGCAAGAACTGCTAACTTCACTGATGAGGTGGAGTTCATCTTGGAGGTTCTGTTTCCAGAGGTAGGGATCACCATTAAAGGCCTGTAA